The DNA segment GTAGGGGGAGCAATTTCTCTAGTGCCAGAATTTTTAAAAAATGGTCTTATTGGACCGAATGACATTGCCGTATTTACAGCGATGGGTATGTGTTGGAGTGGATACTTAAGTACGCATATCGGTATGATGGATGCTTTAGGAGTGCGTAAACTTTCATCAAAAGCGATAGTTTCTCATACTATTGGGGGTATCGTTGCGGGGATTGTAGCCCACTATCTATTCTTATTACTGGGATAGATAAAAATAATTAAATATATTAAAAAAGGCCGAGTACAATACTGTACTGGGTCTTTTGATAGCTATATATCAACCTATAATAAAAAACTAAATTTTGATAAACGCTAAAATTTATAGTATAATTAACAAAAATTAATAAAGAAAAATATTAATCTAACTTTACTACAGAATGTTAGAGAATAGTTTTCAAAAGAAAGTAATTTAGTTGGGAAAAACTTGCAAGAAAGACAAGGGGAAGAAGATGGAAAATTACAATAATGATAAAAATACATATATTAAACGTATGAATAAAACAGCCCTATCAAAATTTGATGTACTAAAACCATATTTAAAGAAAAAAACTAAAGTGCTTGATTATGGTTCAGGAATATCGCCCGATTTTATTAGAAGTGTTCAGCAAACAGGTGCAAAATATTATGCTTATGATATTTCACCCACAGTACAAAATGAGTTAGCCAATTTAAATATAGATGTTATAACAGATGAAAATTTAGCGAAAAGCAAAGAGAAATATGATATCATTTTTATGTCAAGTGTATTTCATGAAATAATAAGCTATATGTCTCGACCTGAAAGAACAAAGGTATTAAAACAAATACATCGAAATTTGAAAAAAGATGGAAAACTTATTATAAGAGACTGGGCGAATAAAAATTCTGATATACCATATACATTACATGTGAAAAATGAAAAAGTTAGTAAAGAAGTGGATAGATGGGTAAAAAAACTTAAAGAAAATTCAATTATACAAAATGTTGAAAAATTTGATAATAAAGAATATCAAACAACAGAAAAAGAGGCTTATGAATTAGTATTTCATGTAGTATGGGGATTGCAATCTCTAGAAAGAGAAAGTAAAGAAGAATATAATATCCATGATTATTTGGAAAAATGGTTGCTCAAACCGTTAAATTTTAAAATTTCTAGTATAATAGAAGAAAAAGATGAGAGTTATCTACAGTATTTACAGAAATATTTTAAATTAAAGGAAGTACCTTTTTATACAAAATGTATACTAATATTAGAAAAAGAAGAGATATAATAGTAAATAATAAAGGGTGTAAATTAATTACACTCTTTTTTGTATAATTATACATTTTTATAAATATATGTTACCTCTAGAACAGAATAAAATATTTTAAATATAGAAATAAAGAATATTATATCTGCCGTTGCATAGTAACTATTTCAGGAGTATAATAAAATTAGAAAAGTATAAGGAGATAATACATGGAAAGATTTAAAAGTATTAGTTTTTACTATACGTTATTATTGATGTTTTTTATTTCTATGGCGGCGAAATATCTAGCACAGGTTCCGACATTAAAATTATTTGGACATTTGGTAATAGCTTTAGTAATAGGAATGGTATTACAGATGTTTACTGGATTAAAGGAGCAGGTAAAAGGAGAGATTCCTTTTATCAGTAATAAATTTTTGCGTCTAGGAATTATTTTATTAGGATTCAAACTAGCTTTGGATAGATTGCTTTCAGAAGGTAAGAAAACTTTAGTTTTGGCATTTTTTATAGTCTTATTTATGATTTTACTGACTTATTATATGTGCCGACTTTTCAAAGTAGATCATGAATTAGCTTTGCTTTCAGCGTGTGGTTGTGGTATTTGTGGAGCAGCTGCAGTTATGGGTGTTAGCGGACAATTACGCGCCAAAACTGACAATAGTGTTCTTGCTGTCGCGGTTGTAGCGATACTTGGGACGGTGTTTACGCTAATAGAAGTAGCGTTAAAACCGTATTTAAACCTAGAACCTTATAATTATGGCGTGTTTACCGGAGGAAGCCTTCATGAAATAGCTCACGCTGTTGCTGCGGGAGGAGCGGGAGGTCAAGTTGCACTTGATACAGCTATACTGACGAAGTTATCTCGCGTTCTTATGTTGATAGTAGTAGCTATAGTCCTTGTTGTGATTAATCGTCGTTCAAATAGTGATGCTCAAGGGAAAATGCCGATGCCTTACTTTATTTTAGGATTTATAGCCATGAGTATATTAGGAAGTTATGTAAGTTTCTTAAAACCATTAACCCCTTATTTAGTAGATGCAGCATATATATTTTTAGGTATGGCGATGGCGTCTTTAGGAATGAGTGTTAACTTCAAAGTTATTAAAGAACGCGGTTTGCGTGTTTTTACAGCGTGCTTTTTATCATCGGTTATTCTTATGATAGCATGTTATTTAGTAGCTAAATTTATATTTTAACCATTAACCTTTTAGAATTAATTAGAGTTATCTAAAAATGATAATTTAATATGAATTCTAAAGGGTTATTTTCTTATATCATTTTTAAAATAGCTAAATAATTGGTATAATATAAAGAAAGATAACGTTAACAAAATATCTAGAAAATAATAAAGAGAAAAAAACATTTAACAAAAAAGATGTTAAATTAAGGAGGGCAAAGTTATGACAATTACACAATTATTAGGAATAAAATATCCTGTTTTTCAAGGTGCGATGGCTCAAATCGCACGCTATGAACTTGCTAGTGCAGTTTCTAATGCAGGAGGATTAGGGATATTAGCTTCTGGAGGAATGAGTCCGGAAGAACTACGTGAGCAAATAAAAAAATGTAAAGAACAAACGACAAAGCCTTTTGCGGTTAACTTAATGCTGATGATGCCTAATATCAACGAAATAATAGATGTTGTTATTGAAGAAGGTGTTAAAATAGTTACAACAGGAGCAGGAACTCCAAGAAAATTTATGCCACGTTTAACAGAAGCTGGAGTTAAAGTTATTCCAGTAATTCCATCGGTAAAAGCAGCAAAAAAAATGGAAGAATTAGGTTGTGCTGCTGTTGTTGTTGAAGGAATGGAAGCAGGAGGTCATGTTGGAACAAGTACAACTATGGCGCTTTTACCACAAGTAACAAAAGCGGTAAATATTCCTGTGATTGCTGCTGGGGGTATTGCTGCTGGTCGAGGTGTTGCTGCTGCATTTTGTTTAGGAGCAAGTGGAGTTCAAATGGGAACAGTCTTTTTAGCTACACACGAATGTCCAATTTCAATAGAGTATAAGAACTTAATTGTAGAAGCAGATGACACATCAACAACATTAACAGGAATGAAATTTGGAGCACCGGTTCGTGGTATAAAAAATGAATTGACAAAAAGATATCATGAATTAGAAGCACAATCGTCAACATTGATGGAATTAGAAGAATTAACACTAGGTTCTTTAAGAAAAGCTGTCTATGATGGTGATGTAGAAAATGGTTCAGTTATGTCTGGCCAAATAGCAGGACTTGTCGATGAAATTCGTTCAGTAGAACAAGTGATAGTCGATGTTTTAGAAGAAGCAAAAACAACGTTAGCAAATGTAAGAATAGATTAATAAATAGTTGAGTTTTGCAAGAAGATAGCTAGCCACAGGTTGTCTGAATATTATATTTGTTATATAAATTTATTACGGAGGGGTTAGTTATGATAGATCAAAGAAAAAAACAAGTATCTTTTTTCTCTGCTTTCGCTGATTTTTTAGGGGATTTGTAGACTTTAAAGGATATACATCTATAAGAGGTCATTGGTTTCCGGTAGGAATAATAGGGATACTTTTTCTTGCTATAGACGGGGTATTTACTTATGTTTTCTATTTTCCGTTTGTAGCGATAAAAGAACGCTTAGATGCAGGTGGAGATATAGGAGTCCCTCGTGAACAAAGTATTCTAGAATTAAGAGACATAACATTTTGGGGATTAGTTTTACTTGTAGTTTTGGTTGTTTTAGCTATTCCGATAACAGCGAGTTTTACGCGACGCTTGCGTGACATTGGATTTACATCAATCTCTATAATCCTGTTAATTATATTGTTTTATACTCTGAATTTCTTTCCGATAGATATAATAACAATTTTTTATAATATTATATTTGTTTTTGTGCTAATGACTTTGAAAACTAATTTATTAGAAACAGATTCCGATTCTGATCTTATAAAAATTTTCTTTCGCTCAACAAATTAAAAAACGCTCATAATTAAAAATAAAACCACTCAAAAAAGCAATTATTTTGCTTGTTTTTGAGTGGTTTTTGCTTGAGTTTGATTGAAATGCTGTAGTATATTAAGTATAATGAATTTGGGAGTCAAGGAGAAGAAAAAAATGGTAAATGAAAGACAGAAAAGAATTTTAAACTTGTTAGAAGAGCGAGGATCACTTAGTCTACATGAGCTTATAGATTATTGTGAGGTATCTGAGGCAACAATCAGAAGAGATTTAACAAGCTTAGAAGAAAAGAACTTATTATATAGAACTCATGGTGGAGCGATGAAGCGTACTTCAGCAAGAGGAAGTGAGATAGGTGTTGAGGCAAAACGCACGGAGTTTTTACCAGAGAAAAAAGAAGTAGCAAAGTATCTTTGTAAAAATGTAGTTCAATCAGGGCAGACTATTTATCTTGATGCAGGGACATCTACTTATGAAATGATTGATTATTTGCGTGATAGAAAAATAACTGTCGTAACAAATTCTACCTATCATTTGCCACGACTTATTAATAATAAAATACATACTATTATATTAGGTGGAACTTTGAAACATTCCACACAAGCTGTAATTGGTCATACAGCGATTGAACAATTGAAAAATTATAGTTTCGATATGTGTTTTGTTGGTTGTAATGGCATTGATGAAAATTTTGGTATAACTACTGCGGATGAGAATGAGGCTTTTATAAAAACTGCAGCGATAAAAAATAGTAAGAAAAAATATATTTTGGCAGATAAAAGTAAGTTTGATCACCGCAAGTTTCACA comes from the Gemella morbillorum genome and includes:
- a CDS encoding class I SAM-dependent methyltransferase; its protein translation is MENYNNDKNTYIKRMNKTALSKFDVLKPYLKKKTKVLDYGSGISPDFIRSVQQTGAKYYAYDISPTVQNELANLNIDVITDENLAKSKEKYDIIFMSSVFHEIISYMSRPERTKVLKQIHRNLKKDGKLIIRDWANKNSDIPYTLHVKNEKVSKEVDRWVKKLKENSIIQNVEKFDNKEYQTTEKEAYELVFHVVWGLQSLERESKEEYNIHDYLEKWLLKPLNFKISSIIEEKDESYLQYLQKYFKLKEVPFYTKCILILEKEEI
- a CDS encoding YeiH family protein, whose amino-acid sequence is MERFKSISFYYTLLLMFFISMAAKYLAQVPTLKLFGHLVIALVIGMVLQMFTGLKEQVKGEIPFISNKFLRLGIILLGFKLALDRLLSEGKKTLVLAFFIVLFMILLTYYMCRLFKVDHELALLSACGCGICGAAAVMGVSGQLRAKTDNSVLAVAVVAILGTVFTLIEVALKPYLNLEPYNYGVFTGGSLHEIAHAVAAGGAGGQVALDTAILTKLSRVLMLIVVAIVLVVINRRSNSDAQGKMPMPYFILGFIAMSILGSYVSFLKPLTPYLVDAAYIFLGMAMASLGMSVNFKVIKERGLRVFTACFLSSVILMIACYLVAKFIF
- a CDS encoding nitronate monooxygenase, which encodes MTITQLLGIKYPVFQGAMAQIARYELASAVSNAGGLGILASGGMSPEELREQIKKCKEQTTKPFAVNLMLMMPNINEIIDVVIEEGVKIVTTGAGTPRKFMPRLTEAGVKVIPVIPSVKAAKKMEELGCAAVVVEGMEAGGHVGTSTTMALLPQVTKAVNIPVIAAGGIAAGRGVAAAFCLGASGVQMGTVFLATHECPISIEYKNLIVEADDTSTTLTGMKFGAPVRGIKNELTKRYHELEAQSSTLMELEELTLGSLRKAVYDGDVENGSVMSGQIAGLVDEIRSVEQVIVDVLEEAKTTLANVRID
- a CDS encoding DeoR/GlpR family DNA-binding transcription regulator yields the protein MVNERQKRILNLLEERGSLSLHELIDYCEVSEATIRRDLTSLEEKNLLYRTHGGAMKRTSARGSEIGVEAKRTEFLPEKKEVAKYLCKNVVQSGQTIYLDAGTSTYEMIDYLRDRKITVVTNSTYHLPRLINNKIHTIILGGTLKHSTQAVIGHTAIEQLKNYSFDMCFVGCNGIDENFGITTADENEAFIKTAAIKNSKKKYILADKSKFDHRKFHKFADLEEVTIVSYDAPENYEKYANILIVKDKEEA